A DNA window from Mycolicibacter terrae contains the following coding sequences:
- a CDS encoding SDR family NAD(P)-dependent oxidoreductase yields the protein MTVDVGKYGPWALIVGASDGVGAAFAEALAQGGLNVLLVARRRQLLAEVATGIAQRHGVQTRTVAVDLTEPGAANTVIDTASDLDIGFLVYCAGADPDFKPFLDNSITAAEAMVQRNCVVPMQLCHALAPAMVQRGAGAIVILGSGAGFVGGPNMVAYGASKAFDMVFAEALWCELRDTGVDVIGLILGKTDTPALRRLEHERGQIGSTEQVPPGAAPVERAVATALNNLSNGPTVYVGDEITGAAQLFASMGRNESVAFMAQAISAAMGK from the coding sequence GTGACGGTCGATGTCGGCAAGTACGGGCCATGGGCGCTGATCGTCGGCGCCTCTGACGGCGTCGGCGCGGCCTTCGCCGAGGCGCTGGCCCAAGGTGGGCTCAACGTGTTGCTCGTGGCGCGCCGCCGGCAGCTGCTCGCCGAGGTCGCTACCGGGATCGCGCAACGTCATGGCGTCCAAACCCGAACCGTGGCGGTCGATCTCACCGAACCCGGCGCGGCGAACACCGTGATCGACACGGCGAGCGACTTGGACATCGGGTTCCTGGTGTATTGCGCCGGCGCCGACCCCGACTTCAAACCCTTTCTCGACAACTCGATTACGGCGGCCGAGGCGATGGTGCAGCGCAACTGCGTCGTGCCGATGCAGCTCTGCCATGCCCTTGCCCCGGCCATGGTTCAGCGCGGGGCGGGCGCCATCGTGATCCTGGGCTCGGGTGCCGGCTTCGTCGGCGGCCCCAACATGGTGGCCTACGGTGCGTCCAAAGCCTTTGACATGGTGTTCGCCGAGGCACTCTGGTGCGAGTTGCGTGACACCGGCGTCGACGTGATCGGCCTGATCCTGGGCAAGACCGATACCCCGGCGCTGCGGCGGCTCGAGCACGAACGCGGCCAGATCGGGTCGACAGAACAGGTGCCGCCCGGCGCCGCGCCCGTCGAGCGAGCGGTGGCCACGGCACTGAACAACCTCAGCAACGGGCCCACAGTGTACGTCGGCGACGAGATCACCGGCGCGGCGCAGTTATTCGCTTCGATGGGCCGCAACGAGTCGGTCGCGTTCATGGCCCAGGCGATCAGCGCCGCCATGGGGAAGTGA
- a CDS encoding SDR family oxidoreductase encodes MPKVSVITGGAGGMGVATAKVVGRDHAVVLCDVRQDRLDAAAAALKYLDVTVINGDVTDPDAVARLFDTAAAVGPIASVIHAAGVSPSMGEADYVMRTNAIGTLNVNEAFYGVAPEGAAIVNVASMAAHLLPEELVPVGEFPVALRDADSFLADMAAVCEPMPAEVRSGIAYAVSKAFVRWYSSSQAERFNGRGLRIVSVSPGSIDTEMGRLEEQAGAGALVADAAVPRWGKPEEMAELLAFCASAKAGYLTGTDILNDGGVVASVRERARVAAENT; translated from the coding sequence ATGCCGAAGGTATCGGTGATCACCGGCGGTGCAGGAGGCATGGGAGTGGCCACCGCGAAGGTCGTCGGACGCGATCATGCGGTGGTGCTCTGCGATGTCCGGCAGGACCGGCTGGACGCCGCGGCCGCCGCGCTGAAATACCTTGATGTCACGGTCATCAACGGTGACGTCACCGACCCCGACGCCGTCGCACGGCTCTTCGACACCGCAGCCGCCGTCGGGCCGATCGCCTCGGTGATCCACGCCGCCGGGGTCAGCCCGAGCATGGGTGAGGCCGATTACGTCATGCGGACCAACGCGATCGGCACGCTGAACGTCAATGAGGCGTTCTACGGTGTTGCGCCCGAAGGGGCTGCGATCGTCAACGTGGCGTCGATGGCCGCGCATCTGTTGCCGGAGGAACTGGTCCCGGTCGGCGAATTCCCGGTGGCGCTGCGCGACGCCGACTCCTTCCTGGCCGATATGGCGGCGGTCTGCGAGCCGATGCCGGCGGAGGTGCGCTCGGGTATCGCCTATGCCGTGAGCAAGGCGTTCGTGCGCTGGTACAGCAGTTCGCAGGCGGAACGGTTCAATGGCCGCGGACTACGCATCGTCTCCGTCTCGCCGGGCTCGATCGACACCGAGATGGGCCGGCTGGAGGAGCAGGCCGGAGCGGGTGCGCTGGTCGCCGACGCTGCGGTCCCGCGCTGGGGCAAGCCCGAAGAGATGGCGGAACTGCTGGCGTTCTGCGCCAGCGCCAAGGCGGGTTACCTCACCGGCACCGATATCCTCAACGACGGTGGAGTGGTCGCCTCGGTGCGCGAGCGCGCGCGTGTAGCCGCCGAAAACACCTGA
- a CDS encoding IclR family transcriptional regulator: MTANIGEAGRAVSSPPTERVIRILELLASDPERSFSLSEIARILHISHGTCHAIVTTLAARQWIVRDRHSGGYSWGPALAALTRPVNKAAFRPELQRLSDTVGMQVVLGARQGPTVVVTDTVGESLAAPLVSVGFRMPIVAPFCREFVAEAGEQVRREWLGGLGAPSPRLRRRLSAVLDEVRSRGYAIERMSREYVRVYSALQALAAEGEPDEITARLASAFADLTVVDYLPGELDSTEHRVANVAAPIHDADGTVTMSVGASPFATMTPSEVSDLGAAVRETAARIESLWAAKADPTIEGVGP, from the coding sequence ATGACCGCGAATATCGGCGAGGCCGGCCGGGCGGTGTCGTCGCCGCCGACCGAGCGGGTGATCAGGATTCTGGAACTGTTGGCCTCTGACCCCGAACGCAGCTTCTCGCTGTCGGAGATCGCCCGGATTCTCCATATCAGTCACGGGACCTGCCACGCGATCGTCACCACGTTGGCGGCTCGGCAGTGGATCGTGCGTGACCGGCACTCCGGCGGTTACTCATGGGGGCCCGCGCTGGCCGCGCTGACCCGGCCGGTCAACAAGGCGGCGTTTCGCCCGGAACTGCAGCGGCTCTCCGACACCGTCGGCATGCAGGTCGTGCTGGGCGCCCGGCAGGGGCCGACGGTGGTGGTGACCGACACCGTCGGCGAATCACTCGCGGCACCGCTGGTCAGTGTCGGGTTTCGGATGCCGATAGTGGCCCCGTTCTGCCGGGAGTTCGTCGCCGAGGCCGGCGAGCAGGTCAGACGGGAGTGGCTAGGAGGATTGGGCGCCCCCTCACCGCGCCTGCGCCGGCGGCTGAGCGCGGTGCTCGACGAAGTGCGCAGCCGCGGGTACGCGATCGAGCGGATGAGCCGCGAATATGTCCGGGTCTATTCGGCGCTGCAGGCGCTGGCCGCCGAGGGCGAGCCCGACGAGATCACCGCCCGGCTGGCCAGCGCCTTCGCCGACCTGACGGTGGTGGACTACCTGCCCGGTGAGCTCGACAGCACTGAGCACCGGGTCGCCAACGTGGCCGCACCGATCCACGACGCGGATGGCACGGTCACCATGTCGGTGGGGGCGTCCCCGTTCGCGACCATGACGCCATCCGAGGTCAGTGACCTCGGTGCCGCTGTGCGGGAGACCGCGGCACGCATCGAATCACTGTGGGCCGCAAAGGCCGATCCAACCATTGAAGGGGTAGGGCCATGA
- a CDS encoding nuclear transport factor 2 family protein: MTEDAAAKADITDVLLQYATAIDTKDWELFRTCFTDDVDADYGEIGRWSDATSLTEFMAVTHEPTSDTKHMLHNMVIDLVDDHHATAVTYVHTVQALAADPKQWVDAVGQYRDDLVSTSEGWRIARRRFTLTRMLTSFDIAAAQPS, translated from the coding sequence ATGACCGAGGACGCCGCTGCGAAAGCCGACATCACCGATGTCCTGCTGCAGTATGCGACCGCGATCGACACCAAGGATTGGGAGCTGTTTCGGACCTGCTTCACCGACGACGTCGACGCCGACTACGGCGAGATCGGCCGGTGGTCCGACGCGACGTCCCTCACCGAGTTCATGGCGGTGACACACGAGCCGACGAGCGACACCAAGCACATGCTGCACAACATGGTCATCGACCTCGTCGACGACCACCACGCCACCGCCGTGACCTATGTGCACACCGTGCAGGCGCTCGCCGCCGACCCCAAGCAGTGGGTGGATGCGGTCGGCCAATACCGCGACGATTTGGTGTCGACGAGCGAGGGCTGGCGGATCGCGCGCCGTCGTTTCACCTTGACGCGCATGCTCACCAGCTTCGATATTGCGGCTGCGCAACCGAGTTAA
- a CDS encoding NAD-dependent epimerase/dehydratase family protein, which produces MVRKKLVIGASGFLGSHVTRQLVGAGEDVRVLIRATSSTRAIDGLDVEIRRGDIFDQDAVRSAMSGCDVVYYCVVDTRAWLRESEPLYRTNVEGLRHVLDVAAGAELDRFVFTSSIGTIGRVDHGLADERTAHNWLDSGGDYIRSRVQAENLVLDYHREKGLPAVAMCVANTYGSGDWQPTPHGGLVAAAVRGKLPFYISGAQAEVVGVDDAARALILAGQRGRPGQRYIVSERFMSARDIYRAACAAVDVEPPRLGVPFAVMSALGHFAQFAARLRRRDTALTPLSIRLMHIMSPMNHDKAVRELGWTPRPTTDALAEAAGFFRSRRRTKNQEGS; this is translated from the coding sequence ATGGTGAGAAAGAAGTTGGTGATCGGGGCAAGCGGGTTTCTCGGCTCCCACGTCACCCGACAACTCGTCGGCGCCGGCGAAGACGTTCGGGTCCTGATCCGCGCCACCAGCTCGACACGCGCGATCGACGGCCTCGATGTCGAGATCCGGCGCGGCGACATCTTCGACCAGGACGCCGTGCGCTCGGCGATGAGCGGATGCGATGTCGTCTACTACTGCGTGGTCGATACCCGCGCCTGGTTGCGCGAATCGGAACCGTTGTACCGCACCAACGTCGAGGGCCTGCGCCATGTCCTCGATGTTGCGGCCGGTGCGGAACTGGACCGGTTCGTGTTCACCAGTTCGATCGGAACCATCGGGCGGGTCGATCACGGTCTGGCCGATGAGCGCACCGCGCACAACTGGCTCGACAGCGGCGGGGACTACATCCGCAGCCGGGTGCAGGCGGAGAACCTGGTGCTGGATTACCACCGGGAGAAGGGCCTGCCGGCGGTGGCGATGTGTGTCGCCAACACCTACGGCTCCGGCGATTGGCAGCCCACCCCGCACGGCGGGCTGGTCGCCGCTGCCGTCCGCGGGAAGCTGCCCTTCTACATCTCCGGCGCGCAAGCCGAGGTCGTCGGCGTCGATGATGCGGCGCGCGCCCTGATTTTGGCCGGGCAACGCGGTAGGCCGGGCCAACGCTACATCGTCTCCGAACGGTTCATGAGTGCTCGTGACATCTACCGGGCGGCGTGCGCCGCGGTCGATGTCGAGCCCCCGAGGCTGGGGGTGCCGTTCGCGGTGATGTCGGCACTGGGACACTTCGCCCAGTTCGCGGCCCGGCTGCGGCGGCGCGACACCGCACTCACCCCGCTGTCGATACGACTGATGCACATCATGTCGCCGATGAATCACGACAAGGCTGTCCGGGAACTGGGCTGGACCCCTAGGCCCACCACCGATGCATTGGCCGAAGCCGCCGGCTTCTTCCGCAGCAGGCGGCGCACCAAGAATCAGGAGGGCTCGTGA